TGACGGTGTTGCTGCGGATCATGCCGATATAACTGCCTTCGGCGCTGCCCTCTTCGCCCATGGCGTCGCCGAAGAGCTCGCCGCCGATAACCACCTCGGCGCCGCGGTCGCGCGCGGCGGCCTGCACGGCTTCGATGGTGCGGGGGTTGATGGTGGTCTCGACGAAGATGGCCGGCACCCCGGTCTCGACCACGGTGTCCGCGGCCTCGCGGATGTCGGCCAGGCTGGCTTCCGCTTCGGTGCTGATGCCCTCGATGGCCGCCACCTCGATATCGTAAGCCTGAGAAAAGTAGGTAAAGGCGTCGTGGGCGGTGACCAGCACGCGCTGCGCCTCGGGGATCGAGGCGATGCTCTCGGCGACCCAGTCATGCAGGGCCATGAGCTGCGCCCGGTAGCTTTCGGCTCGAGCCGTCATATCGTCCGCGCACTCGGGCCGCTGCTCACCCAAGGCAGCCGCCACCACCTCGGCCGTCCTCGCCCAGAGGCTGGCGTCCATCCACAGGTGAGGGTCGGGCTGGCCCTCGAAGGCGTCCTCGCCCTCGAGCAAGTGCTCCTCGGCCACCGCCCCCTCGGCCACCGCCCCCTCGGCCACCGCCACGGTCGGCACGCGCTGGCCCAGGCGGCTCAAGACCTCGCCAAGCTGCCCCTCGAGGTTGAGACCGTTGTAGAAGATGATGTCCGCCCGGCTCAAGGTTTCTACGTCGCCGGCGCTGGCCCGGTAGAGGTGAGGATCGATGCCGGGACCCATCAGCATGGTCACGTTCGCACAGTCGCCGCCGACCTTGGCGACAACGTCGGCGACCATGCCGGTCGTCGCCACGGCGTCGAGAGCCTGGCTTTCAGAAAAGCTCGAGCCGGTGAGCGCGAGGCCGGCGACGAAACCCATTGTCAACGCGAAGTGCTTCATCCATGCTCCTTTCGAGTTCGATTAACCTAAAGAATATTTTAGGTAATCCAAAACACTCTACAGCGAAGCTCTTCGGCTGTCAACCGTGGCATCGGCCATGGGCGCGACGTGAATGGCGTGCGCGAGTTCATGGGCGATGGCGATCCGGCTGCCGTCCTGCTCGAGCGTAAGGGGACCGCCGAAGGGAGCGCGGGCGCGCAAGGTCACCGTTTCGCCCAGCACCAGCTTGTGCTCGGCGAGGTAACGAAGCACCTCGCGCTGCTGGTTGGTGATGCGGGTGATCGTGACCGTTTGCCCAAGCGCGATCTCGGCGAGCGGCTGTCCCAGGTCCTCGGGCAGGCTGCCGTCGCGCCTCGGGATGGGGTCGCCGTGCGGGTCGTAGGTGGGGTCTCCCAACAGTTCGGCGATGCGGTCTTCGAAGTCTTCGCTGATGTGGTGCTCGAGCCTCTCCGCCTCGTCGTGAACCTCGTGCCAGGCGTAACCGAGCGCCTGCGCCAGGTAGGTTTCGATGAGGCGGTGGTGGCGCAGGGTCTCCAGGGCGATCCGCTGGCCCGCCGGGCTGAGGCTGACGCCCTTATACTTTTCATACGCCACCAGCTTGAGCGAGGCCAACTTCTGAAGCATGCCGGTGACGCTCGCTGGGCTGACCTCGAGCGCGTCAGCCAAGGCCTGCGTCTTGACCTCGCGGGCGCCAAGCTCGTAGATGGTCTTGAGGTAATCCTCCACCGCGCTGGTCAGAGGTCGCTTGACCATGCCGACACCTCCTATGCTGTTCCCATGCCGTCAAACCGAATCGAGAATTAGGCACAGCTAAACAATAAAACGACAAGCTCGCCCACGTGTCGCTGCCGGTGACATGACCGAGCAGGCCGATGCGGTGTAGCCGCCAAAGGGCCGAACCTCGAGCTCGAGGGCTCTTCGGCTCGAGCTTTTTACTCTTATTGTTCACCGGTAGGCATGAATGGGGACATTGATCATTAAGAGCATGATGCGATGTCGAGGGGTCTCGAGTCCTCCTCGACGACGTTACCGTCGGCGTCATACAACTCGTACCTGGCTAAGATACCGGTCCCTTGCGGAAGGATTTGACAGGGAGCAGTGATATCATAATTTTATTTAGCCCCCAGGTTTCTTAATGCCGCTGCCGCGTCTGCTCTAACGTTGACATGGGCATGACTGGAATCACGTCGTCCTGTGTTAACCAATATTTGCCGTGCCCGAGCGGTAGTGACCGTTGGATCAACTTGCTTCATCAACGCGGCGATACCTGCTATTTGCGGAGCTGCGGCACTTGTGCCAGCGTAAGAAAAGGGCCTGTCTTCACTTGGATTTTCCTGGTAGGCACAGCGATTATTGGAATAACAGCCAGTGAAGTTGGGTGTCGGAGTACTGAAGAGGTCTCGGAGAAAGACGTATGTTTTCATGAAAGCTGTCTCCTTGAGACTGATCCGAAGCGACGTTTCCCAAGACCGAAGTGGTCCGCTCCTCCTCTTCTCGATGGCTCCCTTTTGAAAGCGAGAGGTCACTCGTGAGATAGTTGGTGTGCGGCTAGGGTAAAGGAAAATGAGAAGAATGAGAATAGGCGCATGGAGCTTCATCCTGCTGAAAGCTCGTCGTTTAGGGCCTCTTGCCGTTTCGCAAGGAGGGTGCCCTGCGCATGCGCCGCTCGGCGTCGCGGGCGCTCAGCATGGCGTTGATCTCCTTGAGCTCGCCGTAGTAGTGCTGGAGCTGCTGCGGCGAGAGGCCGGGATCGGTCAGGTACTGGCTCACCTCCTGCATGCGCTCGAGCAGGCGCCCGCGCTGGTTTTCCTTTTCGCCGTCGAGATAGAGCTCGCGCAGCCGGGCGAGCGACTTGCGCAGGTTGGTCTCGACGTCGAAGGTGTTGTCCTCGTCGTCGCCGCTCTGCGAGAAGAGACGCTCGTAGAGGACGCCGCCCTCCTCGCGCTCGCGGTACTT
The Deinococcota bacterium genome window above contains:
- a CDS encoding zinc ABC transporter substrate-binding protein gives rise to the protein MKHFALTMGFVAGLALTGSSFSESQALDAVATTGMVADVVAKVGGDCANVTMLMGPGIDPHLYRASAGDVETLSRADIIFYNGLNLEGQLGEVLSRLGQRVPTVAVAEGAVAEGAVAEEHLLEGEDAFEGQPDPHLWMDASLWARTAEVVAAALGEQRPECADDMTARAESYRAQLMALHDWVAESIASIPEAQRVLVTAHDAFTYFSQAYDIEVAAIEGISTEAEASLADIREAADTVVETGVPAIFVETTINPRTIEAVQAAARDRGAEVVIGGELFGDAMGEEGSAEGSYIGMIRSNTVTIVGALGGEVAAWPEALADWAESWDMP
- a CDS encoding S8 family serine peptidase, yielding MKTYVFLRDLFSTPTPNFTGCYSNNRCAYQENPSEDRPFSYAGTSAAAPQIAGIAALMKQVDPTVTTARARQILVNTGRRDSSHAHVNVRADAAAALRNLGAK
- a CDS encoding metal-dependent transcriptional regulator, coding for MVKRPLTSAVEDYLKTIYELGAREVKTQALADALEVSPASVTGMLQKLASLKLVAYEKYKGVSLSPAGQRIALETLRHHRLIETYLAQALGYAWHEVHDEAERLEHHISEDFEDRIAELLGDPTYDPHGDPIPRRDGSLPEDLGQPLAEIALGQTVTITRITNQQREVLRYLAEHKLVLGETVTLRARAPFGGPLTLEQDGSRIAIAHELAHAIHVAPMADATVDSRRASL